Proteins from a single region of Macaca fascicularis isolate 582-1 chromosome 5, T2T-MFA8v1.1:
- the ELF2 gene encoding ETS-related transcription factor Elf-2 isoform X18: MEASVHSSNAHCTDKTIEAAEALLHMESPTCLRDSRSPVEVFVPPCVSTPEFIHAAMRPDVITETVVEVSTEESEPMDTSPIPTSPDSHEPMKKKKVGRKPKTQQSPISNGSPELGIKKKPREGKGNTTYLWEFLLDLLQDKNTCPRYIKWTQREKGIFKLVDSKAVSKLWGKHKNKPDMNYETMGRALRYYYQRGILAKVEGQRLVYQFKDMPKNIVVIDDDKSETCNEDLAGATDEKSLERVSLSAESLLKAASSVRSGKNSSPINCSRAEKGVARVVNITSPGHDASSRSPTTNASVSATAAPRTVRVAMQVPVVMTSLGQKISTVAVQSVNAGAPLITSTSPTTATSPKVVIQTIPTVMPASTENGDKITMQPAKIITIPATQLAQCQLQTKSNLTGSGSINIVGTPLAVRALTPVSIAHGTPVMRLSMPTQQASGQTPPRVISAVIKGPEVKSEAVAKKQEHDVKTLQLVEEKPADGNKTVTHVVVVSAPSAIALPVTMKTEGLVTCEK, encoded by the exons TGGAAGCATCAGTTCATAGCAGTAATGCACACTGTACAGATAAGACAATTGAAGCTGCTGAAGCCCTGCTTCATATGGAATCTCCTACCTGCTTGAGGGATTCAAGAAGTCCTG TGGAAGTGTTTGTTCCTCCTTGTGTATCAACTCCAGAATTTATCCATGCTGCTATGAGGCCAGATGTCATTACAGAAACTGTAGTGGAGGTGTCAACTGAAGAGTCTGAACCAATGGATACCTCTCCTATTCCAACATCACCAGATAGCCATGaaccaatgaaaaagaaaaaag TTGGCCGTAAACCAAAGACCCAGCAATCACCAATTTCCAATGGGTCTCCTGAGTTAGGTATAAAGAAGAAACCGAGAGAAGGAAAAG gaaacacAACCTATTTGTGGGAGTTTCTTTTAGATCTACTTCAAGATAAAAATACTTGTCCCAGGTATATTAAATGGACTCAGAGAGAAAAAGGCATATTCAAGCTGGTGGATTCAAAGGCTGTCTCTAAGCTTTGGGGAAAGCATAAGAACAAACCAGACATGAACTACGAAACCATGGGACGAGCTTTGAG ATACTACTACCAAAGGGGAATTCTTGCAAAGGTTGAAGGACAGAGGCTTGTATATCAGTTCAAGGATATGCCCAAAAACATAGTGGTCATAGATGATGACAAAAGTGAAACCTGTAATGAAGATTTAGCAGGAGCTACTGATGAAAAATCATTAGAACGAGTGTCACTGTCTGCAGAAAGTCTCCTGAAAGCAGCATCGTCTGTTCGCAGTGGAAAAAATTCATCCCCTATAAACTGCTCCAGAGCAGAGAAGGGTGTCGCTAGAGTTGTGAATATCACTTCCCCTGGGCACGATGCTTCATCCAGGTCTCCTACTACCAATGCATCTGTGTCAGCAACAGCAGCTCCAAG GACAGTTCGTGTGGCAATGCAGGTACCTGTTGTAATGACATCATTGGGTCAGAAAATTTCAACTGTGGCAGTTCAGTCAGTTAATGCAGGTGCACCATTAATAACCAGCACTAGTCCAACAACAGCGACCTCTCCAAAGGTAGTCATTCAGACAATCCCTACTGTGATGCCAGCTTCTACTGAAAATGGAGACAAAATCACCATGCAGCCTGCCAAAATTATTACCATCCCAGCTACACAGCTTGCACAGTGTCAACTGCAGACAAAGTCAAATCTGACTGGATCAGGAAGCATTAACATTGTTGGAACCCCATTGGCTGTGAGAGCACTTACCCCTGTTTCAATAGCTCATGGTACACCTGTAATGAGACTATCAATGCCTACTCAGCAGGCATCTGGCCAGACTCCTCCTCGAGTTATCAGTGCAGTCATAAAGGGGCCAGAGGTTAAATCGGAAGCAGTGGCAAAAAAGCAAGAACATGATGTGAAAACTTTGCAGCTAGTAGAAGAAAAACCGGCAGATGGAAATAAGACAGTGACCCACGTAGTGGTTGTCAGTGCACCTTCAGCTATTGCCCTTCCTGTAACTATGAAAACAGAAGGACTAGTGACATGTGAGAAATAA
- the ELF2 gene encoding ETS-related transcription factor Elf-2 isoform X12 has protein sequence MEASVHSSNAHCTDKTIEAAEALLHMESPTCLRDSRSPEFIHAAMRPDVITETVVEVSTEESEPMDTSPIPTSPDSHEPMKKKKVGRKPKTQQSPISNGSPELGIKKKPREGKGNTTYLWEFLLDLLQDKNTCPRYIKWTQREKGIFKLVDSKAVSKLWGKHKNKPDMNYETMGRALRYYYQRGILAKVEGQRLVYQFKDMPKNIVVIDDDKSETCNEDLAGATDEKSLERVSLSAESLLKAASSVRSGKNSSPINCSRAEKGVARVVNITSPGHDASSRSPTTNASVSATAAPRTVRVAMQVPVVMTSLGQKISTVAVQSVNAGAPLITSTSPTTATSPKVVIQTIPTVMPASTENGDKITMQPAKIITIPATQLAQCQLQTKSNLTGSGSINIVGTPLAVRALTPVSIAHGTPVMRLSMPTQQASGQTPPRVISAVIKGPEVKSEAVAKKQEHDVKTLQLVEEKPADGNKTVTHVVVVSAPSAIALPVTMKTEGLVTCEK, from the exons TGGAAGCATCAGTTCATAGCAGTAATGCACACTGTACAGATAAGACAATTGAAGCTGCTGAAGCCCTGCTTCATATGGAATCTCCTACCTGCTTGAGGGATTCAAGAAGTCCTG AATTTATCCATGCTGCTATGAGGCCAGATGTCATTACAGAAACTGTAGTGGAGGTGTCAACTGAAGAGTCTGAACCAATGGATACCTCTCCTATTCCAACATCACCAGATAGCCATGaaccaatgaaaaagaaaaaag TTGGCCGTAAACCAAAGACCCAGCAATCACCAATTTCCAATGGGTCTCCTGAGTTAGGTATAAAGAAGAAACCGAGAGAAGGAAAAG gaaacacAACCTATTTGTGGGAGTTTCTTTTAGATCTACTTCAAGATAAAAATACTTGTCCCAGGTATATTAAATGGACTCAGAGAGAAAAAGGCATATTCAAGCTGGTGGATTCAAAGGCTGTCTCTAAGCTTTGGGGAAAGCATAAGAACAAACCAGACATGAACTACGAAACCATGGGACGAGCTTTGAG ATACTACTACCAAAGGGGAATTCTTGCAAAGGTTGAAGGACAGAGGCTTGTATATCAGTTCAAGGATATGCCCAAAAACATAGTGGTCATAGATGATGACAAAAGTGAAACCTGTAATGAAGATTTAGCAGGAGCTACTGATGAAAAATCATTAGAACGAGTGTCACTGTCTGCAGAAAGTCTCCTGAAAGCAGCATCGTCTGTTCGCAGTGGAAAAAATTCATCCCCTATAAACTGCTCCAGAGCAGAGAAGGGTGTCGCTAGAGTTGTGAATATCACTTCCCCTGGGCACGATGCTTCATCCAGGTCTCCTACTACCAATGCATCTGTGTCAGCAACAGCAGCTCCAAG GACAGTTCGTGTGGCAATGCAGGTACCTGTTGTAATGACATCATTGGGTCAGAAAATTTCAACTGTGGCAGTTCAGTCAGTTAATGCAGGTGCACCATTAATAACCAGCACTAGTCCAACAACAGCGACCTCTCCAAAGGTAGTCATTCAGACAATCCCTACTGTGATGCCAGCTTCTACTGAAAATGGAGACAAAATCACCATGCAGCCTGCCAAAATTATTACCATCCCAGCTACACAGCTTGCACAGTGTCAACTGCAGACAAAGTCAAATCTGACTGGATCAGGAAGCATTAACATTGTTGGAACCCCATTGGCTGTGAGAGCACTTACCCCTGTTTCAATAGCTCATGGTACACCTGTAATGAGACTATCAATGCCTACTCAGCAGGCATCTGGCCAGACTCCTCCTCGAGTTATCAGTGCAGTCATAAAGGGGCCAGAGGTTAAATCGGAAGCAGTGGCAAAAAAGCAAGAACATGATGTGAAAACTTTGCAGCTAGTAGAAGAAAAACCGGCAGATGGAAATAAGACAGTGACCCACGTAGTGGTTGTCAGTGCACCTTCAGCTATTGCCCTTCCTGTAACTATGAAAACAGAAGGACTAGTGACATGTGAGAAATAA
- the ELF2 gene encoding ETS-related transcription factor Elf-2 isoform X7: MPLHQNFERYYKVEASVHSSNAHCTDKTIEAAEALLHMESPTCLRDSRSPVEVFVPPCVSTPEFIHAAMRPDVITETVVEVSTEESEPMDTSPIPTSPDSHEPMKKKKVGRKPKTQQSPISNGSPELGIKKKPREGKGNTTYLWEFLLDLLQDKNTCPRYIKWTQREKGIFKLVDSKAVSKLWGKHKNKPDMNYETMGRALRYYYQRGILAKVEGQRLVYQFKDMPKNIVVIDDDKSETCNEDLAGATDEKSLERVSLSAESLLKAASSVRSGKNSSPINCSRAEKGVARVVNITSPGHDASSRSPTTNASVSATAAPRTVRVAMQVPVVMTSLGQKISTVAVQSVNAGAPLITSTSPTTATSPKVVIQTIPTVMPASTENGDKITMQPAKIITIPATQLAQCQLQTKSNLTGSGSINIVGTPLAVRALTPVSIAHGTPVMRLSMPTQQASGQTPPRVISAVIKGPEVKSEAVAKKQEHDVKTLQLVEEKPADGNKTVTHVVVVSAPSAIALPVTMKTEGLVTCEK; this comes from the exons TGGAAGCATCAGTTCATAGCAGTAATGCACACTGTACAGATAAGACAATTGAAGCTGCTGAAGCCCTGCTTCATATGGAATCTCCTACCTGCTTGAGGGATTCAAGAAGTCCTG TGGAAGTGTTTGTTCCTCCTTGTGTATCAACTCCAGAATTTATCCATGCTGCTATGAGGCCAGATGTCATTACAGAAACTGTAGTGGAGGTGTCAACTGAAGAGTCTGAACCAATGGATACCTCTCCTATTCCAACATCACCAGATAGCCATGaaccaatgaaaaagaaaaaag TTGGCCGTAAACCAAAGACCCAGCAATCACCAATTTCCAATGGGTCTCCTGAGTTAGGTATAAAGAAGAAACCGAGAGAAGGAAAAG gaaacacAACCTATTTGTGGGAGTTTCTTTTAGATCTACTTCAAGATAAAAATACTTGTCCCAGGTATATTAAATGGACTCAGAGAGAAAAAGGCATATTCAAGCTGGTGGATTCAAAGGCTGTCTCTAAGCTTTGGGGAAAGCATAAGAACAAACCAGACATGAACTACGAAACCATGGGACGAGCTTTGAG ATACTACTACCAAAGGGGAATTCTTGCAAAGGTTGAAGGACAGAGGCTTGTATATCAGTTCAAGGATATGCCCAAAAACATAGTGGTCATAGATGATGACAAAAGTGAAACCTGTAATGAAGATTTAGCAGGAGCTACTGATGAAAAATCATTAGAACGAGTGTCACTGTCTGCAGAAAGTCTCCTGAAAGCAGCATCGTCTGTTCGCAGTGGAAAAAATTCATCCCCTATAAACTGCTCCAGAGCAGAGAAGGGTGTCGCTAGAGTTGTGAATATCACTTCCCCTGGGCACGATGCTTCATCCAGGTCTCCTACTACCAATGCATCTGTGTCAGCAACAGCAGCTCCAAG GACAGTTCGTGTGGCAATGCAGGTACCTGTTGTAATGACATCATTGGGTCAGAAAATTTCAACTGTGGCAGTTCAGTCAGTTAATGCAGGTGCACCATTAATAACCAGCACTAGTCCAACAACAGCGACCTCTCCAAAGGTAGTCATTCAGACAATCCCTACTGTGATGCCAGCTTCTACTGAAAATGGAGACAAAATCACCATGCAGCCTGCCAAAATTATTACCATCCCAGCTACACAGCTTGCACAGTGTCAACTGCAGACAAAGTCAAATCTGACTGGATCAGGAAGCATTAACATTGTTGGAACCCCATTGGCTGTGAGAGCACTTACCCCTGTTTCAATAGCTCATGGTACACCTGTAATGAGACTATCAATGCCTACTCAGCAGGCATCTGGCCAGACTCCTCCTCGAGTTATCAGTGCAGTCATAAAGGGGCCAGAGGTTAAATCGGAAGCAGTGGCAAAAAAGCAAGAACATGATGTGAAAACTTTGCAGCTAGTAGAAGAAAAACCGGCAGATGGAAATAAGACAGTGACCCACGTAGTGGTTGTCAGTGCACCTTCAGCTATTGCCCTTCCTGTAACTATGAAAACAGAAGGACTAGTGACATGTGAGAAATAA
- the ELF2 gene encoding ETS-related transcription factor Elf-2 isoform X10: MPLHQNFERYYKVEASVHSSNAHCTDKTIEAAEALLHMESPTCLRDSRSPEFIHAAMRPDVITETVVEVSTEESEPMDTSPIPTSPDSHEPMKKKKVGRKPKTQQSPISNGSPELGIKKKPREGKGNTTYLWEFLLDLLQDKNTCPRYIKWTQREKGIFKLVDSKAVSKLWGKHKNKPDMNYETMGRALRYYYQRGILAKVEGQRLVYQFKDMPKNIVVIDDDKSETCNEDLAGATDEKSLERVSLSAESLLKAASSVRSGKNSSPINCSRAEKGVARVVNITSPGHDASSRSPTTNASVSATAAPRTVRVAMQVPVVMTSLGQKISTVAVQSVNAGAPLITSTSPTTATSPKVVIQTIPTVMPASTENGDKITMQPAKIITIPATQLAQCQLQTKSNLTGSGSINIVGTPLAVRALTPVSIAHGTPVMRLSMPTQQASGQTPPRVISAVIKGPEVKSEAVAKKQEHDVKTLQLVEEKPADGNKTVTHVVVVSAPSAIALPVTMKTEGLVTCEK; this comes from the exons TGGAAGCATCAGTTCATAGCAGTAATGCACACTGTACAGATAAGACAATTGAAGCTGCTGAAGCCCTGCTTCATATGGAATCTCCTACCTGCTTGAGGGATTCAAGAAGTCCTG AATTTATCCATGCTGCTATGAGGCCAGATGTCATTACAGAAACTGTAGTGGAGGTGTCAACTGAAGAGTCTGAACCAATGGATACCTCTCCTATTCCAACATCACCAGATAGCCATGaaccaatgaaaaagaaaaaag TTGGCCGTAAACCAAAGACCCAGCAATCACCAATTTCCAATGGGTCTCCTGAGTTAGGTATAAAGAAGAAACCGAGAGAAGGAAAAG gaaacacAACCTATTTGTGGGAGTTTCTTTTAGATCTACTTCAAGATAAAAATACTTGTCCCAGGTATATTAAATGGACTCAGAGAGAAAAAGGCATATTCAAGCTGGTGGATTCAAAGGCTGTCTCTAAGCTTTGGGGAAAGCATAAGAACAAACCAGACATGAACTACGAAACCATGGGACGAGCTTTGAG ATACTACTACCAAAGGGGAATTCTTGCAAAGGTTGAAGGACAGAGGCTTGTATATCAGTTCAAGGATATGCCCAAAAACATAGTGGTCATAGATGATGACAAAAGTGAAACCTGTAATGAAGATTTAGCAGGAGCTACTGATGAAAAATCATTAGAACGAGTGTCACTGTCTGCAGAAAGTCTCCTGAAAGCAGCATCGTCTGTTCGCAGTGGAAAAAATTCATCCCCTATAAACTGCTCCAGAGCAGAGAAGGGTGTCGCTAGAGTTGTGAATATCACTTCCCCTGGGCACGATGCTTCATCCAGGTCTCCTACTACCAATGCATCTGTGTCAGCAACAGCAGCTCCAAG GACAGTTCGTGTGGCAATGCAGGTACCTGTTGTAATGACATCATTGGGTCAGAAAATTTCAACTGTGGCAGTTCAGTCAGTTAATGCAGGTGCACCATTAATAACCAGCACTAGTCCAACAACAGCGACCTCTCCAAAGGTAGTCATTCAGACAATCCCTACTGTGATGCCAGCTTCTACTGAAAATGGAGACAAAATCACCATGCAGCCTGCCAAAATTATTACCATCCCAGCTACACAGCTTGCACAGTGTCAACTGCAGACAAAGTCAAATCTGACTGGATCAGGAAGCATTAACATTGTTGGAACCCCATTGGCTGTGAGAGCACTTACCCCTGTTTCAATAGCTCATGGTACACCTGTAATGAGACTATCAATGCCTACTCAGCAGGCATCTGGCCAGACTCCTCCTCGAGTTATCAGTGCAGTCATAAAGGGGCCAGAGGTTAAATCGGAAGCAGTGGCAAAAAAGCAAGAACATGATGTGAAAACTTTGCAGCTAGTAGAAGAAAAACCGGCAGATGGAAATAAGACAGTGACCCACGTAGTGGTTGTCAGTGCACCTTCAGCTATTGCCCTTCCTGTAACTATGAAAACAGAAGGACTAGTGACATGTGAGAAATAA
- the ELF2 gene encoding ETS-related transcription factor Elf-2 isoform X13: protein MATSLHEGPTNQLDLLIRAVEASVHSSNAHCTDKTIEAAEALLHMESPTCLRDSRSPEFIHAAMRPDVITETVVEVSTEESEPMDTSPIPTSPDSHEPMKKKKGNTTYLWEFLLDLLQDKNTCPRYIKWTQREKGIFKLVDSKAVSKLWGKHKNKPDMNYETMGRALRYYYQRGILAKVEGQRLVYQFKDMPKNIVVIDDDKSETCNEDLAGATDEKSLERVSLSAESLLKAASSVRSGKNSSPINCSRAEKGVARVVNITSPGHDASSRSPTTNASVSATAAPRTVRVAMQVPVVMTSLGQKISTVAVQSVNAGAPLITSTSPTTATSPKVVIQTIPTVMPASTENGDKITMQPAKIITIPATQLAQCQLQTKSNLTGSGSINIVGTPLAVRALTPVSIAHGTPVMRLSMPTQQASGQTPPRVISAVIKGPEVKSEAVAKKQEHDVKTLQLVEEKPADGNKTVTHVVVVSAPSAIALPVTMKTEGLVTCEK from the exons TGGAAGCATCAGTTCATAGCAGTAATGCACACTGTACAGATAAGACAATTGAAGCTGCTGAAGCCCTGCTTCATATGGAATCTCCTACCTGCTTGAGGGATTCAAGAAGTCCTG AATTTATCCATGCTGCTATGAGGCCAGATGTCATTACAGAAACTGTAGTGGAGGTGTCAACTGAAGAGTCTGAACCAATGGATACCTCTCCTATTCCAACATCACCAGATAGCCATGaaccaatgaaaaagaaaaaag gaaacacAACCTATTTGTGGGAGTTTCTTTTAGATCTACTTCAAGATAAAAATACTTGTCCCAGGTATATTAAATGGACTCAGAGAGAAAAAGGCATATTCAAGCTGGTGGATTCAAAGGCTGTCTCTAAGCTTTGGGGAAAGCATAAGAACAAACCAGACATGAACTACGAAACCATGGGACGAGCTTTGAG ATACTACTACCAAAGGGGAATTCTTGCAAAGGTTGAAGGACAGAGGCTTGTATATCAGTTCAAGGATATGCCCAAAAACATAGTGGTCATAGATGATGACAAAAGTGAAACCTGTAATGAAGATTTAGCAGGAGCTACTGATGAAAAATCATTAGAACGAGTGTCACTGTCTGCAGAAAGTCTCCTGAAAGCAGCATCGTCTGTTCGCAGTGGAAAAAATTCATCCCCTATAAACTGCTCCAGAGCAGAGAAGGGTGTCGCTAGAGTTGTGAATATCACTTCCCCTGGGCACGATGCTTCATCCAGGTCTCCTACTACCAATGCATCTGTGTCAGCAACAGCAGCTCCAAG GACAGTTCGTGTGGCAATGCAGGTACCTGTTGTAATGACATCATTGGGTCAGAAAATTTCAACTGTGGCAGTTCAGTCAGTTAATGCAGGTGCACCATTAATAACCAGCACTAGTCCAACAACAGCGACCTCTCCAAAGGTAGTCATTCAGACAATCCCTACTGTGATGCCAGCTTCTACTGAAAATGGAGACAAAATCACCATGCAGCCTGCCAAAATTATTACCATCCCAGCTACACAGCTTGCACAGTGTCAACTGCAGACAAAGTCAAATCTGACTGGATCAGGAAGCATTAACATTGTTGGAACCCCATTGGCTGTGAGAGCACTTACCCCTGTTTCAATAGCTCATGGTACACCTGTAATGAGACTATCAATGCCTACTCAGCAGGCATCTGGCCAGACTCCTCCTCGAGTTATCAGTGCAGTCATAAAGGGGCCAGAGGTTAAATCGGAAGCAGTGGCAAAAAAGCAAGAACATGATGTGAAAACTTTGCAGCTAGTAGAAGAAAAACCGGCAGATGGAAATAAGACAGTGACCCACGTAGTGGTTGTCAGTGCACCTTCAGCTATTGCCCTTCCTGTAACTATGAAAACAGAAGGACTAGTGACATGTGAGAAATAA
- the ELF2 gene encoding ETS-related transcription factor Elf-2 isoform X9 has translation MMQDVAEEQEVETENVETVEASVHSSNAHCTDKTIEAAEALLHMESPTCLRDSRSPEFIHAAMRPDVITETVVEVSTEESEPMDTSPIPTSPDSHEPMKKKKVGRKPKTQQSPISNGSPELGIKKKPREGKGNTTYLWEFLLDLLQDKNTCPRYIKWTQREKGIFKLVDSKAVSKLWGKHKNKPDMNYETMGRALRYYYQRGILAKVEGQRLVYQFKDMPKNIVVIDDDKSETCNEDLAGATDEKSLERVSLSAESLLKAASSVRSGKNSSPINCSRAEKGVARVVNITSPGHDASSRSPTTNASVSATAAPRTVRVAMQVPVVMTSLGQKISTVAVQSVNAGAPLITSTSPTTATSPKVVIQTIPTVMPASTENGDKITMQPAKIITIPATQLAQCQLQTKSNLTGSGSINIVGTPLAVRALTPVSIAHGTPVMRLSMPTQQASGQTPPRVISAVIKGPEVKSEAVAKKQEHDVKTLQLVEEKPADGNKTVTHVVVVSAPSAIALPVTMKTEGLVTCEK, from the exons TGGAAGCATCAGTTCATAGCAGTAATGCACACTGTACAGATAAGACAATTGAAGCTGCTGAAGCCCTGCTTCATATGGAATCTCCTACCTGCTTGAGGGATTCAAGAAGTCCTG AATTTATCCATGCTGCTATGAGGCCAGATGTCATTACAGAAACTGTAGTGGAGGTGTCAACTGAAGAGTCTGAACCAATGGATACCTCTCCTATTCCAACATCACCAGATAGCCATGaaccaatgaaaaagaaaaaag TTGGCCGTAAACCAAAGACCCAGCAATCACCAATTTCCAATGGGTCTCCTGAGTTAGGTATAAAGAAGAAACCGAGAGAAGGAAAAG gaaacacAACCTATTTGTGGGAGTTTCTTTTAGATCTACTTCAAGATAAAAATACTTGTCCCAGGTATATTAAATGGACTCAGAGAGAAAAAGGCATATTCAAGCTGGTGGATTCAAAGGCTGTCTCTAAGCTTTGGGGAAAGCATAAGAACAAACCAGACATGAACTACGAAACCATGGGACGAGCTTTGAG ATACTACTACCAAAGGGGAATTCTTGCAAAGGTTGAAGGACAGAGGCTTGTATATCAGTTCAAGGATATGCCCAAAAACATAGTGGTCATAGATGATGACAAAAGTGAAACCTGTAATGAAGATTTAGCAGGAGCTACTGATGAAAAATCATTAGAACGAGTGTCACTGTCTGCAGAAAGTCTCCTGAAAGCAGCATCGTCTGTTCGCAGTGGAAAAAATTCATCCCCTATAAACTGCTCCAGAGCAGAGAAGGGTGTCGCTAGAGTTGTGAATATCACTTCCCCTGGGCACGATGCTTCATCCAGGTCTCCTACTACCAATGCATCTGTGTCAGCAACAGCAGCTCCAAG GACAGTTCGTGTGGCAATGCAGGTACCTGTTGTAATGACATCATTGGGTCAGAAAATTTCAACTGTGGCAGTTCAGTCAGTTAATGCAGGTGCACCATTAATAACCAGCACTAGTCCAACAACAGCGACCTCTCCAAAGGTAGTCATTCAGACAATCCCTACTGTGATGCCAGCTTCTACTGAAAATGGAGACAAAATCACCATGCAGCCTGCCAAAATTATTACCATCCCAGCTACACAGCTTGCACAGTGTCAACTGCAGACAAAGTCAAATCTGACTGGATCAGGAAGCATTAACATTGTTGGAACCCCATTGGCTGTGAGAGCACTTACCCCTGTTTCAATAGCTCATGGTACACCTGTAATGAGACTATCAATGCCTACTCAGCAGGCATCTGGCCAGACTCCTCCTCGAGTTATCAGTGCAGTCATAAAGGGGCCAGAGGTTAAATCGGAAGCAGTGGCAAAAAAGCAAGAACATGATGTGAAAACTTTGCAGCTAGTAGAAGAAAAACCGGCAGATGGAAATAAGACAGTGACCCACGTAGTGGTTGTCAGTGCACCTTCAGCTATTGCCCTTCCTGTAACTATGAAAACAGAAGGACTAGTGACATGTGAGAAATAA
- the ELF2 gene encoding ETS-related transcription factor Elf-2 isoform X6, with amino-acid sequence MMQDVAEEQEVETENVETVEASVHSSNAHCTDKTIEAAEALLHMESPTCLRDSRSPVEVFVPPCVSTPEFIHAAMRPDVITETVVEVSTEESEPMDTSPIPTSPDSHEPMKKKKVGRKPKTQQSPISNGSPELGIKKKPREGKGNTTYLWEFLLDLLQDKNTCPRYIKWTQREKGIFKLVDSKAVSKLWGKHKNKPDMNYETMGRALRYYYQRGILAKVEGQRLVYQFKDMPKNIVVIDDDKSETCNEDLAGATDEKSLERVSLSAESLLKAASSVRSGKNSSPINCSRAEKGVARVVNITSPGHDASSRSPTTNASVSATAAPRTVRVAMQVPVVMTSLGQKISTVAVQSVNAGAPLITSTSPTTATSPKVVIQTIPTVMPASTENGDKITMQPAKIITIPATQLAQCQLQTKSNLTGSGSINIVGTPLAVRALTPVSIAHGTPVMRLSMPTQQASGQTPPRVISAVIKGPEVKSEAVAKKQEHDVKTLQLVEEKPADGNKTVTHVVVVSAPSAIALPVTMKTEGLVTCEK; translated from the exons TGGAAGCATCAGTTCATAGCAGTAATGCACACTGTACAGATAAGACAATTGAAGCTGCTGAAGCCCTGCTTCATATGGAATCTCCTACCTGCTTGAGGGATTCAAGAAGTCCTG TGGAAGTGTTTGTTCCTCCTTGTGTATCAACTCCAGAATTTATCCATGCTGCTATGAGGCCAGATGTCATTACAGAAACTGTAGTGGAGGTGTCAACTGAAGAGTCTGAACCAATGGATACCTCTCCTATTCCAACATCACCAGATAGCCATGaaccaatgaaaaagaaaaaag TTGGCCGTAAACCAAAGACCCAGCAATCACCAATTTCCAATGGGTCTCCTGAGTTAGGTATAAAGAAGAAACCGAGAGAAGGAAAAG gaaacacAACCTATTTGTGGGAGTTTCTTTTAGATCTACTTCAAGATAAAAATACTTGTCCCAGGTATATTAAATGGACTCAGAGAGAAAAAGGCATATTCAAGCTGGTGGATTCAAAGGCTGTCTCTAAGCTTTGGGGAAAGCATAAGAACAAACCAGACATGAACTACGAAACCATGGGACGAGCTTTGAG ATACTACTACCAAAGGGGAATTCTTGCAAAGGTTGAAGGACAGAGGCTTGTATATCAGTTCAAGGATATGCCCAAAAACATAGTGGTCATAGATGATGACAAAAGTGAAACCTGTAATGAAGATTTAGCAGGAGCTACTGATGAAAAATCATTAGAACGAGTGTCACTGTCTGCAGAAAGTCTCCTGAAAGCAGCATCGTCTGTTCGCAGTGGAAAAAATTCATCCCCTATAAACTGCTCCAGAGCAGAGAAGGGTGTCGCTAGAGTTGTGAATATCACTTCCCCTGGGCACGATGCTTCATCCAGGTCTCCTACTACCAATGCATCTGTGTCAGCAACAGCAGCTCCAAG GACAGTTCGTGTGGCAATGCAGGTACCTGTTGTAATGACATCATTGGGTCAGAAAATTTCAACTGTGGCAGTTCAGTCAGTTAATGCAGGTGCACCATTAATAACCAGCACTAGTCCAACAACAGCGACCTCTCCAAAGGTAGTCATTCAGACAATCCCTACTGTGATGCCAGCTTCTACTGAAAATGGAGACAAAATCACCATGCAGCCTGCCAAAATTATTACCATCCCAGCTACACAGCTTGCACAGTGTCAACTGCAGACAAAGTCAAATCTGACTGGATCAGGAAGCATTAACATTGTTGGAACCCCATTGGCTGTGAGAGCACTTACCCCTGTTTCAATAGCTCATGGTACACCTGTAATGAGACTATCAATGCCTACTCAGCAGGCATCTGGCCAGACTCCTCCTCGAGTTATCAGTGCAGTCATAAAGGGGCCAGAGGTTAAATCGGAAGCAGTGGCAAAAAAGCAAGAACATGATGTGAAAACTTTGCAGCTAGTAGAAGAAAAACCGGCAGATGGAAATAAGACAGTGACCCACGTAGTGGTTGTCAGTGCACCTTCAGCTATTGCCCTTCCTGTAACTATGAAAACAGAAGGACTAGTGACATGTGAGAAATAA